In a single window of the Hirundo rustica isolate bHirRus1 chromosome 7, bHirRus1.pri.v3, whole genome shotgun sequence genome:
- the DUSP19 gene encoding dual specificity protein phosphatase 19, whose amino-acid sequence MHSLAQEIRSFSRANLRKQRTRVTTLTGRRIVETWRGACLHMEEEEEAAPGGGFVQDLSADLQVGVVKPWLLLGSQDAAHDLETMRKHKVTHVLNVAYGVQNAFLNDFIYKTISILDLPETDITSYFPECFEFIEKAKIQDGVVLVHCNAGVSRAAAVVIGFLMNSERLSFARAFSLVKNARPAACPNPGFMEQLHKYQEQIVKANGSINSHD is encoded by the exons ATGCATTCCCTCGCCCAGGAGATCCGCAGCTTCTCCAGGGCCAACCTGCGGAAGCAGCGCACCCGCGTGACGACGCTGACCGGCCGCAGGATCGTCGAGACGTGGCGCGGCGCCTGCCTGcacatggaggaggaggaggaggcggcgccCGGCGGCGGCTTCGTGCAGGACCTCAGCGCCGACCTGCAGGTCGGCGTGGTgaagccctggctgctgctgg GGTCGCAGGATGCTGCTCACGACCTGGAGACGATGAGAAAGCATAAG gTCACTCATGTTCTAAATGTGGCATACGGAGTTCAAAATGCCTTCCTCAATGACTTTATATACAAGACCATTTCCATTCTGGACCTCCCAGAAACTGATATTACCTCCTATTTCCCTGAATGTTTTGAGTTTATTGAGAAAGCCAAGATCCAG GATGGCGTGGTGCTGGTTCACTGTAATGCAGGAGTCTCCCGCGCAGCGGCTGTAGTCATCGGTTTTCTAATGAATTCAGAAAGACTGAGCTTTGCCAGAGCCTTTTCCTTGGTGAAAAACGCAAGGCCTGCAGCTTGTCCAAATCCTGGCTTCATGGAGCAGCTTCACAAGTACCAAGAACAGATTGTAAAGGCAAATGGAAGCATAAACAGTCATGACTGA